The Megalops cyprinoides isolate fMegCyp1 chromosome 10, fMegCyp1.pri, whole genome shotgun sequence genome window below encodes:
- the LOC118784932 gene encoding DOMON domain-containing protein FRRS1L, whose translation MLSPSMLLQLLLLLNPGYWRGVVSSPTDDNAARGGHGDHGEPGHKDSHQDSYSTFASEFLESRYLTDEGYPFPTAPPVDPFAKIKVSDCGITKGCVRYGKPGCDAETCDYFLSYRRIGADVEYEMSADTDGWVAVGFSSDKKMGGDDVMGCVHDDNGRVRIHHFYNVGQWAKEIKRNPARDEEGIFENNRVTCRFKRPLYVPREETLVDLHLSWYYLFAWGPAIQGSITRHDIDAPPVSDHMISIYKYEDIFMPSTAYQTFSSPFCLLLIVALTFYLLMGTP comes from the exons ATGTTGTCTCCGTCGATGCTACTGCAGCTGCTTCTCCTGTTAAACCCGGGTTACTGGCGGGGAGTCGTTTCAAGCCCCACCGACGACAACGCAGCGCGGGGCGGCCATGGAGACCACGGAGAGCCGGGTCACAAAGACAGTCACCAGGATTCGTACAGTACATTTGCCTCGGAGTTCCTGGAGTCGAGGTATCTCACGGATGAGG gttATCCCTTCCCTACTGCCCCACCTGTAGATCCATTTGCTAAAATCAAAGTGAGTGACTGTGGAATAACCAAGGGCTGCGTCAG GTACGGGAAGCCAGGCTGCGATGCGGAGACCTGCGACTACTTCCTGAGCTACCGGCGGATCGGCGCGGACGTGGAGTACGAGATGAGCGCCGATACGGACGGCTGGGTGGCCGTGGGGTTCTCGTCTGATAAGAAGATG GGAGGCGATGATGTCATGGGCTGTGTCCATGATGACAACGGGCGGGTGCGGATACACCACTTCTATAACGTGGGCCAGTGGGCCAAGGAGATCAAGAGGAACCCGGCGCGGGATGAGGAGGGCATCTTCGAGAACAACCGGGTGACTTGCCGCTTCAAGCGGCCACTCTACGTGCCCCGCGAGGAGACGCTGGTGGACCTGCACCTCAGCTGGTACTACCTGTTCGCATGGGGCCCGGCTATCCAAG GGTCAATCACCCGGCATGATATTGACGCGCCCCCGGTCTCCGATCACATGATCAGCATCTATAAGTATGAGGACATCTTCATGCCCTCCACAGCCTACCAGACTTTCTCCTCCCCATTCTGCCTGCTGCTCATCGTGGCACTCACCTTCTACCTGCTCATGGGTACCCCGTAG
- the alg2 gene encoding alpha-1,3/1,6-mannosyltransferase ALG2 produces the protein MVRVVFLHPDLGIGGAERLVVDAAVALRSKGCSVQVWTAHYDPQHCFSETLDPDLPVVCVGDWLPTSIFGYFHALCAYLRMIYVAFFLIFLSGVEFDVVFCDQVSACIPVLRLARQRKKVLFYCHFPDQLLTQRHSTLKRLYRAPIDWLEERTTGMADCVVVNSRFTAGVFRRTFKSLAGVHIDVLYPSLNSAAFDGEFEELDGLIPEKKTWIFLSINRYERKKNLALALQALGALRQRLTPDQRERVHLVMAGGYDERVPENVEHYAELKALASSLGLDDSVTFLRSFSDQQKVSLLHHSTCVLYTPSNEHFGIVPVEAMYTRCPVIAVNSGGPLESVADKETGFLCEPAAESFAEAMERFVRDPRLQREMGEAGRQRVLERFSLDAFSDQLHRHILRLAE, from the exons ATGGTTAGGGTGGTGTTTCTGCACCCTGACCTGGGTATCGGGGGCGCGGAGCGTCTGGTGGTGGACGCGGCGGTGGCGCTCCGCTCCAAAGGCTGCTCAGTGCAGGTCTGGACAGCCCACTACGACCCCCAGCACTGCTTCTCCGAGACCCTCGACCCCGACCTGCCCGTCGTCTGCGTGGGGGACTGGCTGCCAACCAGCATCTTCGGATACTTCCACGCCCTCTGCGCTTACCTGCGCATGATCTACGTGGCcttcttcctcatcttcctcagcGGGGTGGAGTTCGATGTGGTGTTCTGTGACCAG GTGTCCGCTTGCATTCCTGTGCTGAGGTTGGCTCGCCAGAGGAAGAAGGTCCTGTTCTACTGCCACTTCCCTGACCAGCTCCTGACCCAGCGGCACTCTACCCTGAAGAGGCTCTACAGGGCTCCCATCGATTGGCTGGAGGAGCGGACCACTGGCATGGCTGACTGCGTGGTGGTCAACAGCCGCTTCACGGCGGGGGTCTTCAGGCGCACTTTCAAGAGCCTGGCCGGCGTCCACATAGATGTCCTCTACCCCTCGCTCAACTCGGCGGCCTTCGACGGCGAGTTTGAGGAGCTGGACGGCCTGATCCCGGAGAAGAAGACCTGGATCTTTCTCTCCATAAATCGCTACGAGCGCAAGAAGAACTTAGCCCTGGCCCTGCAGGCCCTGGGGGCGCTCCGGCAGAggctgaccccagatcagcgGGAGAGGGTCCACCTAGTGATGGCGGGCGGCTATGACGAGCGGGTGCCGGAGAACGTGGAGCACTACGCCGAGCTGAAGGCCCTGGCGTCCAGCCTGGGCCTGGACGACAGCGTCACCTTCCTGCGCTCCTTCTCGGACCAGCAGAAGGTCTCGCTGCTGCACCACAGCACGTGCGTCCTCTACACGCCCAGCAACGAGCACTTCGGCATCGTGCCAGTGGAGGCCATGTACACCCGCTGCCCCGTCATCGCCGTTAACTCGGGCGGCCCGCTGGAGTCCGTCGCTGACAAGGAGACGGGCTTCCTCTGCGAGCCCGCGGCGGAGAGCTTCGCCGAGGCCATGGAGCGGTTCGTCCGGGACCCGCGGCTGCAGCGGGAGATGGGGGAGGCCGGCCGGCAGCGCGTCCTGGAGCGCTTCTCCCTGGACGCCTTCTCCGACCAGCTGCACCGCCACATCCTGCGGCTGGCGGAGTAG